One segment of Streptosporangium brasiliense DNA contains the following:
- a CDS encoding bifunctional metallophosphatase/5'-nucleotidase yields MHSRRKWIVVALGVTLASSASPALADPKPVDVQLLSLTDFHGYITPQNNATDGTIKDPQGNTLVVGGAPYVATHLDKLRQGHENTVTFSAGDNFSGWPTEVSYHADEPTIEFLNKIKVEFTAVGNHELDRSLEFLRDHMGEGECFGEIGVDSCFTDSDGRQFHGADFAISTANITRKGDTRPVLPPYVIKRFQGIPVGFINLTTPTTVDGSTSYQPSLDNLPLVETANKYAAILKRRGVKAIVANVHEGGKAGDDYNGCADQKNGPIWDFAANASPDIDVIVTGHWHWYFTCSLPDPAGNPRPVVEAANHGRLINEINLKLDHRTRDVIRSETTAVNHPVTRDVTPDPAMVKLVDHWNAKQKETYAKPYGTITGDLTRTRDATGQSTLGNTVADVAYFDSQRTEGGKADLAMVAVAPTKGSNSLRGDLRFAKGANPADSDGQVLMGESWAAWGYANPVLTVTVKGSQIEQALEQQWQAQANGTVKFAPLAVSKNVRFSFDATRPVGDRINPADVIVNGQPLDTGRTYRLAALAYTLLGADGYAAFAGYTDAVRGNRDYEAMRAYLRQGPVAPPALDRAVPLI; encoded by the coding sequence GTGCATTCCCGTCGTAAGTGGATCGTCGTCGCCTTAGGCGTCACTCTGGCCTCCTCCGCCTCACCGGCACTGGCCGACCCGAAGCCCGTGGACGTGCAACTGCTGTCCCTCACCGACTTCCACGGCTACATCACCCCGCAGAACAACGCCACCGACGGGACGATCAAGGATCCGCAGGGGAACACCCTGGTGGTGGGCGGCGCGCCGTACGTGGCGACGCATCTGGACAAGCTCCGGCAAGGCCATGAGAACACGGTCACGTTCTCGGCCGGTGACAATTTCAGCGGCTGGCCGACCGAGGTGTCCTACCACGCCGACGAGCCCACGATCGAGTTCCTGAACAAGATCAAGGTGGAGTTCACCGCGGTCGGGAACCACGAGCTGGACCGGTCCCTGGAGTTCCTGCGCGACCACATGGGCGAGGGCGAGTGCTTCGGCGAGATCGGGGTCGACAGCTGCTTCACCGACTCCGACGGGCGGCAGTTCCACGGCGCCGACTTCGCCATCTCGACGGCCAACATCACGCGGAAGGGCGACACCCGTCCGGTGCTCCCGCCGTACGTGATCAAGCGCTTCCAGGGCATCCCCGTCGGGTTCATCAACCTGACCACACCCACCACGGTGGACGGCTCCACCTCCTACCAGCCGTCACTGGACAACCTGCCGCTGGTGGAGACGGCCAACAAGTACGCCGCCATCCTCAAGCGGCGCGGCGTCAAGGCCATCGTCGCCAACGTGCACGAGGGCGGCAAGGCCGGAGACGACTACAACGGCTGCGCCGATCAGAAGAACGGGCCGATCTGGGACTTCGCCGCCAACGCCTCGCCCGACATCGACGTCATCGTCACAGGCCACTGGCACTGGTACTTCACCTGCTCGCTACCCGACCCAGCGGGTAATCCCCGCCCGGTCGTCGAGGCAGCCAACCACGGCCGCCTCATCAACGAGATCAACCTGAAGCTCGACCACCGTACCCGCGACGTCATCAGGTCCGAGACCACCGCGGTCAACCACCCAGTGACCCGCGATGTCACCCCCGACCCCGCCATGGTGAAGCTGGTCGACCACTGGAACGCCAAGCAGAAGGAGACCTACGCCAAGCCGTACGGGACCATCACCGGCGACCTCACCAGGACCCGCGACGCGACGGGGCAGAGCACGCTCGGCAACACCGTGGCCGACGTGGCCTACTTCGACTCCCAGCGGACCGAGGGCGGCAAGGCCGACCTGGCCATGGTGGCCGTCGCCCCGACCAAGGGCTCCAACTCCCTGCGCGGCGACCTGAGGTTCGCCAAGGGCGCCAACCCCGCCGACAGCGACGGTCAGGTGCTCATGGGCGAGTCGTGGGCGGCCTGGGGCTACGCCAACCCGGTGCTCACCGTCACCGTCAAGGGCTCGCAGATCGAGCAGGCCCTGGAGCAGCAGTGGCAGGCGCAGGCCAACGGCACCGTGAAGTTCGCGCCGCTGGCCGTGTCCAAGAACGTCCGCTTCTCCTTCGACGCGACCAGGCCCGTCGGTGACAGGATCAACCCCGCCGACGTGATCGTGAACGGGCAGCCGCTCGACACCGGCAGGACCTACCGGCTCGCCGCGCTGGCCTACACGCTTCTCGGCGCCGACGGCTACGCCGCCTTCGCCGGGTACACCGACGCCGTGCGCGGCAACCGCGACTACGAGGCCATGCGGGCCTACCTGCGGCAGGGACCGGTGGCCCCGCCCGCCCTGGACCGGGCGGTACCGCTGATATAG
- a CDS encoding DUF6245 family protein, which yields MAALGLYGGTNTPDEHAGEAARLGGDGPYRMRASSSCARRTRSCSSPTRRSSSSSARTASVSARASAVAALSSVICSAAVARCWRVSVSRSVSWCVRSRSAPNWVSASSRRACCLATTEAQFRLSIPSSHTAYDDLLNEFERDLRAQSPKAWADLETDDPTATVPVPFWSWTARQDRVMQILHPCASDDDFKFTWPLIDDVLDLCTVTVTSTSTSTQTSPPCPPIAMIPAFATARRRVYLTAALSDDSILVTDFNASPEDIAQPVTPGSTADLGDRMILAPIALNPSLYPKAVRVPARQYADGDRDGDGTPDAKPVNVVVLVPSNRAAAPWRSHAAHVWRAGELQDGVAALKDGHVELVVLVNKYDGIDLPKEACELLILDGVPRPMDATECREAAVLSGSSTILARQLQRIEQGMGRGVRDSEDHCAVLLLGAHQSIALHDPKQYDTTGLVRQEAVALRQAFDLAATGRRSDAADRLKKVIPTITDPAVHGWLTEQRAAYFHHVDAAAAQQRPAAAQAQAAAEFLASKYTDGTTLVLAIKALIEDVVWGDEDRTEDAERAWQRLGQHLGLDSTRPEK from the coding sequence ATGGCCGCCCTGGGCCTGTACGGCGGCACGAACACCCCCGACGAACACGCGGGCGAGGCGGCCCGGCTCGGTGGTGACGGCCCGTACCGGATGCGGGCGTCCTCCAGCTGCGCGCGCAGGACGCGCAGCTGCTCGTCGCCGACGCGGCGGAGTTCCTCCAGCTCGGCGCGTACCGCATCGGTCTCGGCGCGCGCCTCGGCGGTGGCGGCCTTGAGCTCGGTGATCTGCTCGGCGGCCGTGGCCAGGTGCTGGCGGGTCTCGGTCAGCCGGTCGGTCAGCTGGTGCGTGCGCTCGCGCTCGGCCCCCAACTGGGTTTCGGCCTCCAGCCGCCGGGCCTGCTGCTTAGCCACCACCGAGGCCCAGTTCCGGCTCAGCATCCCGTCCAGCCACACCGCCTACGACGACCTCCTCAACGAATTCGAACGAGACCTTCGGGCGCAGTCCCCCAAGGCATGGGCTGACCTGGAGACTGACGATCCCACCGCCACGGTGCCCGTCCCCTTCTGGTCCTGGACCGCTCGGCAGGACAGAGTCATGCAAATCCTGCATCCGTGTGCCAGCGACGATGACTTCAAGTTCACCTGGCCGCTGATCGATGATGTGCTGGACCTGTGTACCGTCACCGTGACCAGCACCAGCACCAGCACCCAGACAAGCCCGCCCTGCCCACCCATCGCGATGATCCCTGCCTTCGCGACGGCACGCCGCCGCGTCTATCTGACCGCCGCTCTCTCCGACGACAGCATCCTCGTCACCGATTTCAACGCCTCCCCCGAAGACATCGCCCAACCCGTCACGCCGGGAAGCACCGCCGACCTGGGCGACCGCATGATCCTCGCACCGATCGCGCTGAATCCCAGCCTCTATCCAAAAGCCGTGCGCGTGCCGGCTCGCCAGTACGCCGACGGTGATCGCGACGGGGACGGCACCCCCGATGCCAAGCCCGTCAACGTGGTCGTCCTCGTGCCCAGCAACCGCGCCGCCGCCCCTTGGCGCTCACACGCCGCTCACGTATGGCGCGCCGGCGAGTTGCAGGACGGAGTCGCTGCACTCAAAGACGGCCATGTGGAGCTGGTCGTTCTGGTGAACAAGTACGACGGCATCGATCTGCCGAAAGAGGCCTGCGAGCTACTGATCCTCGACGGGGTGCCGCGGCCCATGGATGCCACCGAATGTCGTGAAGCCGCAGTGCTCTCGGGCAGTTCTACCATCCTCGCCCGCCAGCTCCAGCGTATCGAGCAAGGCATGGGCCGCGGGGTTCGCGACAGCGAGGACCACTGCGCCGTCCTCCTCCTCGGCGCTCACCAGTCCATCGCCCTGCATGACCCCAAGCAATACGACACCACAGGTTTGGTTCGGCAAGAGGCCGTCGCCTTGCGTCAGGCATTCGACCTGGCCGCCACCGGCCGCCGCAGCGACGCCGCAGACCGGCTCAAGAAAGTCATCCCCACCATCACTGATCCGGCAGTACACGGCTGGCTCACCGAGCAGCGCGCTGCCTACTTCCACCACGTTGACGCGGCGGCCGCCCAACAGCGTCCCGCGGCCGCCCAGGCGCAAGCGGCCGCCGAGTTCCTCGCCAGCAAGTACACCGACGGCACCACCTTGGTCCTGGCCATCAAGGCCCTCATCGAGGACGTGGTTTGGGGCGATGAAGATCGGACCGAAGATGCTGAGCGTGCCTGGCAACGCCTTGGCCAGCACCTCGGCCTGGACAGCACACGTCCCGAAAAGTAG
- a CDS encoding IS5 family transposase, producing MTDAEWRVVRAALPVPAWLEGRGGQPEAYCHREMVDAVRFLVDNGIKRRAMPADFPAWTCVYAFFRRWRDQGLAGEFHDRLRARCRIAEGRAVEPTAGDIDAQSVKAAASVRSATRGYDGGKKINGRKRHIVVDTLGRCFRCWSPRPASPPARPPARPPALRARHRRLRRLWADDSYTGDLADWADERWGIALTVVKRTDDMRGFVVLPRRWVVERTFGWLMRSRRLAHDYETLPTSSEAIVWWSMTMLMTRRLARRAAAGPPLVAA from the coding sequence ATGACCGATGCCGAGTGGCGGGTCGTGCGGGCGGCGCTGCCGGTGCCCGCCTGGTTGGAAGGGCGGGGCGGGCAGCCGGAGGCGTACTGCCACCGGGAGATGGTCGACGCGGTGCGCTTCCTGGTCGACAACGGGATCAAGCGGCGGGCGATGCCAGCCGATTTCCCGGCCTGGACCTGCGTCTACGCGTTCTTCCGCCGCTGGCGCGACCAAGGCCTGGCCGGCGAGTTCCACGACCGGCTGCGCGCACGGTGCCGCATCGCCGAGGGCCGGGCGGTGGAGCCGACCGCGGGCGACATCGACGCGCAGTCGGTCAAGGCCGCCGCCTCGGTCCGGTCCGCGACGCGCGGCTACGACGGCGGCAAGAAGATCAATGGCCGCAAGCGGCACATCGTCGTGGACACGCTCGGGCGCTGCTTCAGGTGCTGGTCACCGCGGCCGGCGTCACCGCCCGCGAGGCCGCCCGCGAGGCCGCCCGCACTGCGGGCGAGGCACCGCCGCCTGCGACGTCTGTGGGCCGACGACTCCTACACCGGCGACCTGGCCGACTGGGCCGACGAGCGGTGGGGCATCGCGCTGACCGTGGTCAAACGCACCGACGACATGCGCGGCTTCGTCGTCCTGCCGCGACGCTGGGTGGTGGAGCGCACGTTCGGCTGGCTGATGCGCTCACGCCGTCTGGCCCACGACTACGAAACCCTCCCCACCAGCAGCGAAGCGATCGTGTGGTGGTCGATGACCATGCTCATGACCCGGCGCCTGGCCCGCCGCGCGGCGGCCGGACCTCCGCTGGTCGCGGCGTGA
- a CDS encoding site-specific integrase, translating to MAIRTTPSLDGNGGAGADAFPDEPSPPGTALARRAPADSAARMGDAVVLDGVTVVGDRRPADEQVTEEAARLIAAAPAANTTRAYARVWADYLSWCTATGRTPLPATAATLASFVAELAGRGLAPATIDQALACVSSAHGKAGLARPHTTAARDALRAYRRAWSTTGGNTVRKAPPITIDILRSLVEHTPDGTPTGIRDRAALVLGFALMGRRSEIAAIDCDHLTFPRQGLEVFIPMSKTDQDAAGQTIAIPYGSHLSTCPVRSVQTWLAVLREHGITTGALLRPIDRFGRIGGTPGWAGRGGLRLSGVTLNTIVKDAALRAGLADAERYSAHGLRAGGATTLADANVPTGKIAEQGRWKPTSPTVHGYVRAVDRWKDNPMGRAGL from the coding sequence GTGGCAATCCGCACCACGCCGAGCCTTGACGGCAACGGCGGAGCCGGGGCGGATGCCTTCCCCGATGAGCCGAGCCCGCCGGGGACCGCGCTCGCCCGGCGGGCGCCGGCCGACAGTGCGGCACGGATGGGCGATGCGGTGGTTCTGGACGGGGTGACGGTCGTCGGTGATCGACGCCCGGCCGACGAGCAGGTGACCGAGGAGGCGGCGCGGCTGATCGCGGCGGCTCCGGCGGCCAACACCACCCGCGCCTACGCCCGCGTCTGGGCCGACTACCTGTCCTGGTGCACGGCCACCGGCCGCACCCCGCTGCCGGCCACCGCCGCCACCCTGGCCTCCTTCGTCGCCGAACTGGCCGGGCGCGGCCTGGCCCCGGCCACTATCGACCAGGCGCTGGCCTGTGTGTCGTCCGCGCACGGCAAGGCGGGCCTGGCCAGACCGCACACCACCGCCGCCCGCGACGCGTTGCGCGCCTACCGCCGCGCCTGGAGCACCACAGGGGGCAACACGGTGCGCAAGGCCCCGCCGATCACCATCGACATCCTGCGCAGCCTCGTCGAACACACCCCCGACGGCACTCCGACGGGCATCCGGGACCGGGCCGCGCTGGTGCTCGGCTTCGCGCTGATGGGCCGGCGCAGCGAGATCGCCGCCATCGACTGCGACCATCTCACCTTCCCGCGCCAGGGACTGGAGGTGTTCATCCCGATGAGCAAAACCGACCAGGACGCCGCCGGACAGACCATCGCGATCCCCTACGGCTCGCACCTTTCCACCTGCCCGGTCCGCTCGGTGCAGACCTGGCTGGCCGTGCTGCGCGAGCACGGCATCACCACCGGGGCGCTGCTGCGGCCCATCGACCGCTTCGGCCGCATCGGCGGCACCCCCGGCTGGGCCGGCCGCGGCGGACTACGCCTGTCGGGCGTCACGCTGAACACCATCGTCAAGGACGCCGCGCTCCGCGCCGGTCTGGCCGACGCCGAGCGCTACAGCGCACACGGGCTACGCGCCGGCGGCGCCACCACCCTGGCCGACGCGAACGTGCCCACCGGCAAAATCGCCGAACAGGGCCGGTGGAAGCCCACCTCCCCCACCGTGCACGGCTACGTCCGCGCCGTCGACCGCTGGAAGGACAACCCCATGGGCAGAGCCGGGCTCTAG
- a CDS encoding nuclear transport factor 2 family protein codes for MMEDLRAAERRLQAAQLAGDVEALDRLLDDRLIFTFGANVATKADDLELHRTRTQVLTRVAEEELTVLADGHTGVTWFLGTVEGTVSGTPFAARMRYTRTWLYDETHGWRIIAVHASTTD; via the coding sequence ATGATGGAGGACTTGCGGGCCGCCGAGCGCCGACTCCAGGCCGCGCAGCTCGCTGGAGATGTCGAGGCGCTGGATCGGCTGCTGGATGATCGGCTGATCTTTACCTTCGGTGCGAACGTTGCGACCAAGGCAGACGACCTGGAGCTGCACCGCACTCGGACGCAAGTGCTGACGAGAGTGGCCGAGGAGGAGTTGACCGTGCTCGCCGATGGGCACACCGGGGTGACGTGGTTTCTCGGCACCGTCGAAGGGACCGTCTCCGGTACGCCGTTCGCGGCCAGGATGCGCTACACCCGTACTTGGCTATACGACGAGACACACGGCTGGCGAATCATCGCCGTGCACGCCAGCACGACCGATTGA
- a CDS encoding IS3 family transposase codes for MASQKTEHDVPHATACRILGVSQSWFYKWRGRAPGVRQQRRAGLDAAIEVKFTASGGTYGSPRITRDLHEEGWRVSANTVAARMAELGLAGRPAARRRSLTRQGARPAAPDLVGRQFTAVAPDVLWCGDVTEIVTDEGKLYLATVQDLFSRRLLGYAMSAHHDAALTVASLQMAAVTRGGDVDGVIFHSDRGGEYTAARFQAACRHWGVVQSMGRAGCALDNAPAESFNATLKVELAHRYRFATRAEARLKIATWIAGFYNTRRRHSAADGLPPIIYEQRIAAVRAATTVRRQQLIAA; via the coding sequence ATCGCCTCCCAGAAGACCGAGCACGATGTTCCCCACGCGACGGCCTGCCGGATCCTGGGGGTCTCGCAGTCCTGGTTCTACAAATGGCGTGGGCGCGCACCGGGTGTTCGTCAGCAGCGTCGCGCCGGCTTGGATGCGGCGATCGAGGTGAAGTTCACCGCCTCGGGCGGCACCTACGGCAGCCCGCGCATTACCCGGGACCTGCACGAGGAGGGCTGGCGGGTCTCGGCCAACACGGTGGCCGCGCGGATGGCCGAACTCGGCCTGGCCGGTCGGCCGGCTGCCAGACGGCGTTCGCTGACGCGCCAGGGCGCCAGGCCCGCGGCACCGGATCTGGTCGGCCGTCAGTTCACCGCCGTCGCACCGGACGTGTTGTGGTGCGGAGATGTCACCGAGATCGTCACCGACGAGGGCAAGCTGTATCTGGCCACCGTGCAGGACCTGTTCTCCCGCCGGTTGCTCGGCTATGCCATGTCCGCCCATCATGACGCCGCTTTGACGGTCGCCTCCTTGCAGATGGCCGCGGTCACCCGAGGCGGCGACGTCGACGGGGTGATCTTCCACTCCGATCGCGGCGGTGAGTACACCGCTGCCCGGTTCCAGGCTGCCTGCCGCCACTGGGGTGTGGTGCAGTCGATGGGCCGGGCCGGCTGCGCGCTGGACAACGCTCCGGCCGAATCGTTCAACGCCACGCTCAAAGTCGAGCTCGCCCACCGGTATCGCTTCGCCACCCGCGCCGAGGCCCGGCTGAAGATCGCAACCTGGATCGCCGGTTTCTACAACACCCGCCGCCGCCACAGCGCCGCCGACGGGTTACCACCGATCATCTACGAACAGCGGATCGCGGCCGTTAGAGCGGCCACCACGGTGAGACGTCAGCAGCTCATAGCCGCATAG
- a CDS encoding IS110 family transposase, which produces MSVAPGRHPVTTHSTDDEREEVIVGVDTHTEAHVAAVLTVQGVLVGTRPFAATACGYAELLAWARSHGRLHRAGVEGTSSHGTALTRYLRRHRVQVIEVNRPDRAVRRRRGKTDAIDAENAARAVLSGQASAVAKSGDGAVEMLRMVKLAKESAVKARTQAINQLRAIVARTEPHLRESLAGLGPATLFRRCAELPSAQADDLTTVATEVLRILARRILALTEEIRCHQQRMRSIITACAPRLLERHGIGPDTAAALLITAGDNPDRLTSEAAFAALCGVNPIEASSGKTTRHRLNLGGDRRGNSALYTIVLTRLSRDQRTRDYAERRTGEGKSKKEIIRCLKRYVAREVFPIIAAALSPAQSPAIAA; this is translated from the coding sequence GTGAGCGTCGCCCCCGGCCGCCACCCCGTCACCACCCACTCCACCGACGATGAACGCGAAGAGGTCATCGTCGGCGTCGATACCCATACCGAGGCTCATGTCGCTGCCGTTCTCACAGTCCAGGGCGTCTTGGTCGGCACCCGCCCTTTTGCGGCCACCGCCTGCGGCTATGCCGAACTGCTGGCCTGGGCTCGCAGCCACGGGCGGTTGCACCGCGCCGGCGTGGAAGGCACCAGTTCCCACGGCACCGCCCTGACCCGCTACCTGCGCCGCCACCGGGTGCAGGTGATCGAGGTGAACCGGCCCGACCGGGCGGTGCGCCGCCGACGCGGCAAGACCGACGCCATTGACGCCGAAAACGCCGCCCGTGCGGTCCTGTCCGGGCAGGCCAGCGCCGTGGCCAAGTCCGGTGACGGGGCGGTGGAGATGCTGCGCATGGTCAAGCTAGCTAAAGAGTCCGCGGTCAAGGCCCGCACCCAGGCCATCAACCAACTGCGCGCCATCGTGGCCCGCACCGAACCGCACCTGCGCGAATCGCTGGCCGGCCTGGGCCCAGCCACGCTGTTTCGCCGCTGCGCCGAGTTGCCCAGCGCCCAAGCCGACGACCTCACCACCGTCGCCACCGAGGTGCTGCGTATCCTGGCGCGGCGGATTCTGGCGCTCACCGAGGAGATCCGCTGCCACCAGCAGCGCATGCGCTCCATCATCACCGCCTGCGCACCACGGCTGCTGGAGCGGCACGGCATCGGCCCGGACACCGCCGCCGCGCTGCTCATCACCGCGGGCGACAACCCTGACCGGCTGACCAGCGAGGCTGCCTTCGCCGCTTTGTGCGGGGTCAACCCGATCGAGGCATCCTCCGGCAAGACCACCCGCCACCGACTCAACCTCGGGGGCGACCGACGTGGCAACAGCGCGCTCTACACCATCGTGTTGACCCGTCTGAGCCGCGACCAGCGCACCCGCGACTATGCCGAACGCCGCACCGGCGAGGGTAAATCGAAGAAGGAGATCATCCGCTGCCTCAAACGCTACGTCGCCCGCGAGGTCTTCCCGATCATCGCAGCGGCCCTGTCACCAGCGCAGTCTCCAGCGATCGCGGCTTGA
- a CDS encoding transposase — MLAHRLPPGVRRAGISLRAVKQERVLTDRAHAALVLDKYGAVQGWCQYGWNGGVPLLTRPRARRPAVVIAAPPVMRVPRPAAWWILPVIVLVGAAVGGTLWWLLADPALTVPAPGPSGPSGAGTARGETLRTAPAAGAGVGAAVTGRGRSMGETRRSFDPEFRAGAVRIVRETGKSIASVAKDLGMNAGTLANWMQMDRLACERDAEGELTGSEREELARLRRQKTEWAKERAELEMERDEAPMLVKPRSLETALVTGPLR, encoded by the coding sequence GTGCTGGCGCATCGGCTACCACCCGGAGTGCGGCGAGCGGGGATCAGCCTTCGCGCGGTCAAGCAGGAGCGGGTCCTGACCGACCGCGCCCACGCCGCGCTCGTCCTCGACAAGTACGGCGCCGTACAAGGCTGGTGCCAGTACGGCTGGAATGGAGGGGTGCCGTTACTTACGCGCCCCCGTGCCCGCCGTCCCGCCGTCGTGATCGCCGCTCCGCCGGTGATGCGTGTGCCGCGCCCGGCGGCCTGGTGGATCCTCCCCGTGATCGTGCTGGTCGGCGCGGCCGTGGGCGGCACCTTGTGGTGGCTGCTGGCCGACCCCGCCCTGACCGTCCCGGCCCCGGGGCCCTCCGGGCCGTCCGGGGCCGGCACCGCACGGGGAGAGACCTTGCGCACCGCGCCGGCCGCCGGCGCCGGGGTCGGGGCCGCCGTCACAGGGAGAGGTCGGAGCATGGGAGAGACCAGACGCAGCTTCGATCCGGAGTTTCGGGCCGGTGCGGTGCGCATCGTGCGAGAGACCGGGAAATCGATCGCCTCGGTCGCCAAGGACCTGGGAATGAACGCGGGCACCTTGGCCAACTGGATGCAGATGGACCGCCTGGCCTGCGAGCGCGACGCCGAGGGCGAGCTGACCGGGTCCGAACGCGAGGAGTTGGCCCGGCTGCGCCGGCAGAAGACCGAATGGGCCAAAGAGCGCGCCGAGCTGGAGATGGAGCGTGATGAGGCCCCTATGCTTGTCAAGCCGCGATCGCTGGAGACTGCGCTGGTGACAGGGCCGCTGCGATGA
- a CDS encoding alpha/beta fold hydrolase, translated as MDILLIGGLWLDGSAWDEVAAALGPLGHRPVPITLPGQGDGSTSATLDDQVAAVLAALDAAQDKVIVVGHSAACTLAWLAADARPERVAKVVFVGGFPATDGGIYADFFPIDEGVMPFPGWGPFEGPDAADLDEETRRRMAAAWVPVPEGVAKAVVSLADERRFDVPVVIVCPEFTPAQAQEWIDAGDVPELARVKHIDFVDIDSGHWPMVTRPTDLARLLAEA; from the coding sequence ATGGACATCCTGCTCATCGGCGGCCTCTGGCTCGACGGATCCGCCTGGGACGAGGTCGCCGCCGCCCTCGGGCCGCTCGGCCACCGCCCCGTGCCGATCACACTCCCGGGCCAGGGCGACGGATCCACCTCCGCCACCCTCGACGACCAGGTGGCCGCGGTGCTCGCCGCGTTGGACGCCGCGCAGGACAAGGTCATAGTGGTGGGGCACTCCGCCGCCTGCACGCTGGCCTGGCTGGCCGCCGACGCCCGGCCGGAACGGGTGGCCAAGGTCGTCTTCGTCGGCGGCTTCCCCGCCACCGACGGCGGAATCTACGCCGACTTCTTCCCCATCGACGAGGGCGTCATGCCCTTCCCCGGCTGGGGCCCGTTCGAGGGACCCGACGCCGCCGACCTCGACGAGGAGACCAGGCGGCGCATGGCCGCCGCCTGGGTCCCCGTCCCCGAGGGCGTGGCCAAGGCCGTGGTATCGCTGGCGGACGAGCGCCGATTCGACGTTCCGGTCGTGATCGTGTGCCCCGAGTTCACCCCCGCCCAGGCGCAGGAGTGGATCGACGCCGGTGACGTGCCCGAGCTCGCCAGGGTCAAGCACATCGACTTCGTCGACATCGACTCCGGCCACTGGCCCATGGTCACCCGGCCGACCGACCTCGCCCGGCTGCTCGCCGAGGCCTGA
- a CDS encoding helix-turn-helix transcriptional regulator, which produces MPSDLSPTARALRALEILQTRPGTTAAEIAERLEVTERAARRYIGILREAGIAVDSARGPHGGYRLQRGTRLPPVVFTQAEALVLVMAVLDGQPADDDLVGTALGKVIQALPESVGRQAAALREHAAAAPDRRSTRPDPAIISALVAAVAIRRRVLVTYRSGAGQEWEAEVDPWAVVVRHGRWYLLCHSHRAAALRTYRVDRILAAQQTGYGFEPPDGLDPVATLEEHLGTGWSFATRVVFDAPPAEVAPWIRPPMGRLEPVGEGCVLTGSTNNPAMYAQEWLATVPFAFRVEGGPELRTAVAKLAARLTTALADRDDQTMAY; this is translated from the coding sequence GTGCCGAGCGATCTCAGCCCCACCGCACGAGCCCTGCGGGCCCTGGAGATCCTCCAGACCCGCCCCGGCACGACGGCCGCCGAAATCGCCGAGCGGCTGGAGGTCACCGAGCGCGCCGCGCGCCGATACATCGGCATCCTCCGGGAAGCGGGCATCGCCGTCGATTCGGCCCGCGGCCCGCACGGTGGCTACCGGCTACAGCGCGGCACGCGGCTGCCTCCGGTCGTCTTCACGCAGGCAGAGGCGCTGGTTCTGGTCATGGCGGTGCTCGATGGACAGCCGGCCGACGACGACCTTGTCGGCACCGCGCTGGGCAAGGTCATCCAGGCACTGCCCGAGAGCGTCGGACGGCAGGCGGCCGCGCTGCGCGAGCATGCGGCGGCCGCGCCGGACCGGCGCTCGACCCGCCCCGATCCCGCGATCATCAGCGCACTCGTCGCCGCCGTCGCGATCCGGCGCCGCGTGCTGGTCACCTACCGGAGCGGCGCGGGCCAGGAGTGGGAGGCCGAGGTGGACCCCTGGGCGGTCGTCGTTCGCCACGGACGCTGGTATCTCCTGTGCCACTCCCATCGCGCGGCCGCGCTCCGCACCTACCGCGTCGACCGGATCCTGGCCGCCCAGCAGACTGGTTACGGCTTCGAGCCGCCCGACGGCCTCGACCCGGTCGCGACGCTGGAGGAGCACCTGGGAACTGGATGGTCGTTCGCCACCCGCGTGGTGTTCGACGCCCCGCCGGCCGAGGTGGCGCCGTGGATCCGGCCGCCCATGGGGCGCCTGGAACCGGTGGGCGAGGGGTGCGTGCTCACCGGCAGCACCAACAACCCGGCCATGTACGCCCAGGAGTGGCTGGCGACCGTGCCGTTCGCCTTCCGCGTCGAAGGCGGACCCGAACTCCGCACCGCAGTCGCGAAGCTCGCGGCACGACTCACCACCGCCCTGGCGGACCGGGACGACCAGACGATGGCTTACTGA